From Mycobacterium cookii:
GACCTGGCGGATGCCGGTGCGGACGGTGCCGTCCTCCAGCTGCACCCACACCTCGGCGGGGTTGCCATGGGTGACGTGGACCCAGAACGACGTCGGCGCGCCGGCCCGCCCGAGGATGGTCGGCGGCAGCGGGCGCGACCAGTACGCACGGTCCTGAGCGGTCAGCGCCGCGGCCCGGTCCAGCTCGGTCGCCGCGCGGACACCGCACGCGGCAAGCACGGCTACCAGCGTGCTTTCCGGGACGTCAATTCGTCGGCCGCTCCAGTCCTCGTAGTCGGTGGCGATCCCGAACCGGCTTGCGAGTTCGGTCAACGACGGCGGCAGCTCGGTCATACAGCACATCTTCCTTGCCGAGATGACGTCGAAGCGACCCGAGTGTTCACCTCGGCGTCGCCTCTGAGGTGAGTTGGGTTTGCTCCGAGCCGTACGATGCGCAGCGGGGACCTCTTCGATTCCTTCTAACCCAATCAATGGCAGGTGACGGCACGTGGCGCAAAGCACTACCGGGGGGTACGCCAATGGCGGGTGCGTCCAGACATTCGCCTGGCGAGGTCGCCTAGGGTGCCCTACCGTTATCCGTGTGAATCGTGGGACTAGACGGCATTCAGGTGCCCGGTCGGCTTGGAGCGTGAACAAAAATGGCAGGTGACCAGCGAGGATCGGGTTATGGCCTCGGGCTGTCCACCCGAACTCAGGTAACCGGATACCAGTTCCTGGCGCGTCGAACCGCGATGGCGTTGACCCGCTGGCGGGTCCGGATGGAGATCGAGCCCGGCCGGCGCCAGACATTGGCTGTGGTCGCGTCTATCTCGGCTGCACTGGTGATCTGCCTGGGTGCCCTGCTGTACTCCTTCATCAGCCCGTCCGGGCAGCTGAACGACACACCGATCATTGCCGACCGTGATTCCGGGGCGCTTTACGTCCGCGTCGGCGACAAGCTGTATCCCGCGCTCAACCTCGCGTCGGCCAGGCTCATCGCCGGACGCGCGGACAACCCGCACAAGGTGCGCGCCAGCCAGATCGCCCAGCAGCCGCACGGGCCGCTGGTCGGTATCCCCGGTGCGCCGTCCGAGTTCTCCCCGACCACCCCGGCTACCTCGTCGTGGCTGGTGTGCGACTCGGTGGCACCGACCGCGGGCGTGGCCACATCGCCGGTCACCGTCACGGTGATCGACGGGACGCCCGACCTGTCCAGTCGCCGGCACGTGGTGAACGGCTCGGACGCCGTCGTTTTGCACTACGAGAAAGACACCTGGGTGATCCGCCAGGGTCGGCGGTCACGGATCGAGTCGATGAACCGGGCGGTGCTGCTGCCACTCGGTTTGACGCCGGAGAACGTCAGCCAGGCGAAGCCGATGAGCCGGGCGCTGTATGACGCCCTGCCCGTGGGTCCGGAACTGTCGGTGCCCAAGGTGCCCAACGCCGGCCAGCCCGCGGCTTTCGCCGGAGCACCCGGCCCGGTGGGCACCGTGATCGTGACGCCGCAAATCAGTGGGCCGCAACAGTATTCACTGGTGCTGAGCGAAGGGGTCCAGACGGTCAACCCGGT
This genomic window contains:
- the eccB gene encoding type VII secretion protein EccB translates to MAGDQRGSGYGLGLSTRTQVTGYQFLARRTAMALTRWRVRMEIEPGRRQTLAVVASISAALVICLGALLYSFISPSGQLNDTPIIADRDSGALYVRVGDKLYPALNLASARLIAGRADNPHKVRASQIAQQPHGPLVGIPGAPSEFSPTTPATSSWLVCDSVAPTAGVATSPVTVTVIDGTPDLSSRRHVVNGSDAVVLHYEKDTWVIRQGRRSRIESMNRAVLLPLGLTPENVSQAKPMSRALYDALPVGPELSVPKVPNAGQPAAFAGAPGPVGTVIVTPQISGPQQYSLVLSEGVQTVNPVVAQILQNAGTPAGNTPMVVAPASLAKMPVVNGLDLSAYPDGPLNPVDMKENPATCWWWQKTAGEERARIQVISGPTIPVSAGSTDQVVSLVKADSSGREADRVYFGPDYGNWVEVTGNDPGSSTSESLWWLSSSGVRFGVDNTRDARAALGLNAKPSPAPWVALRLLAPGPALSRADALVRHDTLPSDMSPAELVVPK